A genomic region of Rhodothermales bacterium contains the following coding sequences:
- a CDS encoding TolC family protein codes for MPSTQALRRPIAGIITGIALILVALGFAPHTAAAQNPTRITFDEAVRIALEQNVSLQRAANNREFDAIGLSRQRNQFLPDLQFNSNGSQNYGRSFAGEFGVINTTTQNFGASLSSNVVLFDGFGRTASLHQAENSLEASDHDLTRQRQTVVFNVMSSYLTLLERREQIRIQTENLESQRQQLIQIEEFTNVGSRPISDLYQQQASTANAELTLINAERLYQLGEVNLIQVLQLDPFGAYEFVSPEVTDADLILEQYDVPNMLQQAFDLRSDLRAREADIVASREGIRAARSGYWPQLSFGVSTSSGANSGIFDRSGANFFDQFTDTQRASNLRLNLSVPLFNRFTTSNNIQQSKVQYDNARLALEDLQQNIALDVRQSYLDYVSAEKRLDVSEKQLIAAQQALTAEQERYNVGAATLVELSQARASFVQASSDRTQARYDFLFQKKLIDYYMGRLNPTETLFQQP; via the coding sequence ATGCCCTCAACACAAGCCCTTCGCCGGCCTATCGCAGGCATTATTACGGGCATCGCCCTGATCCTGGTCGCCCTCGGGTTCGCCCCGCATACGGCCGCCGCCCAGAACCCGACGCGTATCACGTTTGACGAAGCCGTCCGCATAGCGCTCGAGCAAAACGTCTCCCTCCAGCGGGCGGCCAACAACCGCGAGTTCGACGCCATCGGCCTGAGCCGGCAGCGTAACCAGTTTCTCCCGGACCTGCAGTTCAACAGCAACGGATCGCAAAACTACGGTCGTTCGTTCGCCGGCGAGTTCGGCGTCATCAACACCACGACCCAGAACTTCGGCGCCTCGCTCTCGAGCAACGTAGTGCTGTTCGACGGTTTCGGCCGGACGGCCTCGTTGCACCAGGCGGAAAACTCCCTCGAGGCAAGCGATCATGACCTGACGCGCCAGCGGCAGACGGTTGTGTTCAACGTCATGTCCAGCTATCTGACGCTCCTCGAGCGCCGCGAGCAGATCCGGATCCAGACGGAGAACCTCGAATCGCAGCGCCAGCAGCTCATCCAGATCGAAGAGTTTACGAACGTGGGATCCCGCCCAATTTCGGACCTCTACCAGCAACAGGCCAGCACGGCCAATGCGGAGCTGACGCTGATCAACGCGGAGCGACTCTACCAACTCGGTGAAGTCAACCTGATCCAGGTGCTTCAGCTCGACCCGTTCGGCGCCTACGAATTCGTTTCGCCCGAAGTCACCGACGCCGATCTCATCCTCGAACAGTACGACGTCCCGAACATGCTCCAGCAGGCGTTCGACCTGCGTTCCGACCTCCGCGCGCGGGAAGCCGACATCGTCGCGTCGCGCGAGGGCATCCGGGCCGCACGTTCCGGCTACTGGCCGCAGCTCAGCTTCGGCGTATCGACGAGCTCCGGCGCGAACAGCGGGATCTTCGACCGTTCCGGCGCCAACTTCTTCGACCAGTTCACCGACACCCAGCGCGCCAGCAACCTGCGGCTGAACCTGAGCGTCCCGCTCTTCAATCGCTTCACGACGTCCAACAACATCCAGCAGTCGAAGGTGCAGTACGACAACGCCCGCCTGGCGCTGGAAGACCTGCAGCAGAACATCGCGCTCGACGTGCGGCAATCGTACCTTGACTACGTGTCCGCCGAAAAACGCCTCGACGTATCCGAGAAACAGCTGATCGCCGCCCAGCAGGCCCTGACGGCGGAGCAAGAGCGTTACAACGTGGGCGCGGCGACGCTCGTCGAACTGTCCCAGGCGCGCGCCAGCTTCGTGCAGGCATCGAGCGACCGGAC